From the genome of Thermoflexus hugenholtzii, one region includes:
- a CDS encoding methylmalonyl-CoA mutase, whose amino-acid sequence MFDREKLRELAAARDRWEETTLQQWLARMPERQETFTTVSGEPVNRLYTPLDIPDFDYLRDLGFPGEYPFTRGIHATMYRGRLWTMRLFAGYGTAEETNARFKYLLEHGQTGLSIAFDLPTLYGYDTDDPMAEGEFGKCGVAVSSLLDMEILLDGIPLDQITTSMTINGPAAIIWAMYLAVAEKRGIPWDQIGGTTQTDILKEYIAQKEWIFPPEPSMRLVVDMIEFGSKYVPKWNPISISGYHIREAGATAAQELAFTLADGFEYVRWCLRRGLDIDSFAPRLSFFFNCHNDFFEEIAKFRAARRIWAREMRETFGAKNPRSWWLRFHTQTAGCTLTAQQPYVNVIRVAIQALAAVLGGTQSLHTNSLDEALALPSEFAAKLALRTQQVIAYESGVTNTVDPLGGSYYVEYLTNRLEQQAYEYFRKIEELGGVIPAIEAGFFQREIAEAAYRYQKEIDEKRRIIVGVNEFVEEEEVKPPILQMDPEGERRQRARLQKLRMERDNERVGQTLAALQEAARKENENLMPYILEAVKAYATLGEITRALKAVWGTWQEPLII is encoded by the coding sequence ATGTTCGATCGGGAGAAGCTCCGGGAGCTGGCGGCCGCGCGGGACCGCTGGGAGGAAACCACGCTTCAGCAATGGCTGGCCCGCATGCCCGAGCGCCAGGAGACCTTCACCACCGTCTCCGGGGAGCCGGTGAACCGCCTCTACACGCCCCTCGACATCCCCGACTTCGACTACCTGCGCGACCTGGGGTTCCCCGGCGAATACCCCTTCACCCGTGGCATCCACGCCACCATGTATCGGGGCCGTCTCTGGACCATGCGCCTCTTCGCCGGCTACGGCACCGCCGAGGAGACCAACGCCCGGTTCAAATATCTGCTGGAGCACGGCCAGACCGGCCTCTCCATCGCCTTCGATCTCCCCACCCTTTACGGCTACGACACCGATGACCCGATGGCCGAAGGGGAGTTCGGCAAGTGCGGGGTCGCCGTCTCCTCCCTGCTGGACATGGAGATCCTCCTGGACGGCATCCCCCTGGATCAGATCACAACCTCCATGACCATCAACGGGCCGGCGGCCATCATCTGGGCGATGTATCTGGCCGTGGCGGAGAAGCGGGGCATCCCATGGGATCAGATCGGAGGGACCACCCAGACCGACATCCTCAAGGAATACATCGCCCAGAAGGAGTGGATCTTCCCGCCGGAGCCCTCCATGCGCCTGGTCGTGGACATGATCGAGTTCGGCTCCAAATACGTGCCGAAGTGGAACCCCATCAGCATCAGCGGCTACCACATCCGGGAGGCGGGGGCCACGGCGGCCCAGGAGCTGGCCTTCACCCTGGCCGACGGCTTCGAATACGTCCGCTGGTGCCTGCGGCGAGGGCTGGACATCGATTCCTTCGCGCCCCGCCTCTCGTTCTTCTTCAACTGCCACAACGATTTCTTCGAAGAGATCGCCAAGTTCCGGGCCGCCCGCCGGATCTGGGCCCGGGAGATGCGGGAGACCTTCGGGGCCAAAAACCCGCGCTCCTGGTGGCTGCGCTTCCACACCCAGACCGCCGGCTGCACCCTCACCGCCCAGCAACCCTACGTGAACGTGATCCGGGTGGCCATTCAGGCCCTGGCCGCCGTGCTGGGGGGCACTCAGTCCCTTCACACCAACTCTCTGGATGAGGCCCTGGCCCTGCCCAGCGAGTTCGCCGCCAAGCTCGCCCTGCGCACCCAGCAGGTCATCGCCTACGAGAGCGGGGTGACGAACACCGTCGACCCCCTGGGGGGCAGCTACTACGTGGAATATTTGACCAACCGCCTGGAGCAGCAGGCCTACGAATACTTCCGCAAGATCGAGGAGCTGGGCGGGGTGATCCCCGCCATCGAGGCGGGCTTCTTCCAGCGGGAGATCGCCGAGGCCGCCTATCGCTACCAGAAGGAGATCGACGAGAAGCGCCGCATCATCGTGGGGGTGAACGAGTTCGTGGAGGAGGAGGAGGTCAAGCCGCCCATCCTCCAGATGGATCCCGAGGGGGAGCGCCGGCAGCGGGCGCGCCTGCAGAAGCTGCGCATGGAGCGGGACAACGAGCGGGTGGGGCAAACCCTGGCTGCCCTCCAGGAGGCCGCCCGCAAGGAGAACGAGAACCTGATGCCCTACATCCTGGAGGCGGTGAAGGCCTACGCCACCCTCGGGGAGATCACCCGCGCCCTCAAGGCCGTCTGGGGGACCTGGCAGGAGCCGCTGATCATCTGA
- a CDS encoding metal-sulfur cluster assembly factor, with the protein MVEPAQAQLWRALDRVLDPELDRSIVRLGFVEAVAVEGSCALVTLRLPTFWCAPNFVFMMVEDIRRALLEVEGIHTVRIRLLDHFASETIEAAVQDGRSFEEAFPGEAQGSLDELRQFFRRKSYLSRHFALLRALRAAGFSPAEICAMRLADLLQREGTWWARRADGTLAQIEPGEVVSRYLERRQELGLDSRPEAPLMLDPEGTPIPMESLEDYLRRSRASFLNFRSNAFLCQALLASRKGGAP; encoded by the coding sequence ATGGTGGAGCCGGCGCAGGCCCAGCTCTGGCGAGCGCTGGATCGTGTTCTCGATCCTGAGCTGGATCGATCCATCGTCCGGCTTGGGTTTGTGGAGGCGGTGGCGGTGGAGGGCTCATGCGCCCTCGTGACCCTCCGTCTGCCCACGTTCTGGTGCGCCCCCAACTTCGTGTTCATGATGGTGGAGGACATCCGGCGCGCGCTCCTCGAAGTGGAAGGCATCCACACGGTTCGGATCCGGCTGCTGGATCACTTCGCTTCGGAGACCATCGAGGCTGCCGTTCAGGATGGGCGTTCCTTTGAAGAGGCTTTCCCCGGAGAGGCGCAGGGCTCGCTGGATGAGCTTCGCCAGTTCTTCCGACGCAAGAGCTATCTGAGCCGTCATTTCGCCCTCCTGCGCGCGCTGCGCGCCGCGGGTTTCTCTCCTGCGGAGATCTGCGCGATGCGGCTGGCGGACCTCCTTCAGAGGGAGGGGACTTGGTGGGCCCGCCGGGCAGATGGGACGCTGGCGCAGATCGAACCCGGGGAGGTGGTCTCCCGCTATTTGGAACGCCGACAGGAGCTGGGCCTTGACAGCCGCCCGGAAGCCCCCTTGATGCTGGATCCCGAGGGAACCCCGATCCCCATGGAGTCCCTGGAGGACTACCTGCGGCGTAGCCGCGCCAGCTTTTTAAATTTCAGGTCCAATGCATTCCTCTGCCAGGCCTTGCTGGCCAGCCGGAAAGGAGGTGCTCCATGA
- a CDS encoding amidohydrolase family protein translates to MIRVNGQEIFVIDGHMHFWDGSPENWRNKYGEGWMLCFYDYHKALSPADYVWPFDKYCKYDEETLIRDLFLEGYVDMGIFNSTYLTEFFKNGFNTHVQNYVLKQKYPERFILCGTFDPRWGEKGLDEFRRMIEEYPIQGLKLYTAEWRGESRGWRLTDPMAYRYLELCRELGIRNIHVHKGPTIYPLNKDAFDVHDVDQAASDFPDLNFIVEHCGLPRLDDFCWIATQDKNVYAGLAVAIAFIHSRPRYFAEIIANLLYWLGPDRILFGSDYALWSPRWIIEKFIAFELPPDIKEEYGVDLTLETKRKILGENAARLYGIDIAAQREKLQRDPIGQRLAAQVA, encoded by the coding sequence ATGATCCGCGTGAATGGACAGGAGATCTTCGTGATCGACGGACACATGCACTTCTGGGATGGGAGCCCGGAGAACTGGCGAAACAAATACGGGGAAGGCTGGATGCTATGTTTCTACGATTACCACAAGGCCCTCAGCCCCGCCGATTACGTCTGGCCCTTCGATAAATACTGCAAATACGATGAGGAGACGTTGATCCGGGACCTCTTCCTCGAAGGCTATGTGGACATGGGGATCTTTAACTCCACCTATCTCACCGAGTTCTTTAAGAACGGTTTTAATACCCATGTCCAGAACTACGTCCTCAAGCAGAAGTATCCCGAGCGCTTCATCCTGTGCGGCACCTTTGATCCCCGCTGGGGGGAGAAGGGACTGGATGAGTTCCGGCGGATGATCGAGGAATACCCGATCCAGGGCCTGAAGCTCTACACGGCGGAGTGGCGCGGGGAGTCCCGGGGCTGGCGGCTGACGGACCCGATGGCCTATCGCTATCTGGAGCTCTGCCGGGAGCTGGGAATCCGTAACATCCACGTCCATAAGGGCCCGACGATTTATCCGCTGAACAAGGACGCCTTCGACGTGCACGATGTGGATCAGGCAGCCTCCGATTTCCCGGATCTGAATTTCATCGTGGAACACTGTGGTCTGCCGCGCCTGGACGACTTCTGCTGGATCGCGACGCAGGACAAGAACGTCTACGCGGGCTTGGCGGTGGCCATCGCCTTCATTCATTCCCGCCCGCGTTACTTCGCCGAGATCATCGCGAACCTCCTCTACTGGCTGGGACCGGATCGGATCCTCTTCGGCAGCGATTACGCCCTCTGGTCGCCCCGCTGGATCATCGAGAAGTTCATCGCCTTCGAACTGCCCCCGGATATCAAGGAGGAATACGGTGTCGATCTGACGCTGGAGACCAAGCGCAAGATCCTGGGGGAGAACGCGGCGCGCCTTTACGGGATCGACATCGCTGCCCAGCGGGAAAAGCTCCAGCGCGATCCCATCGGCCAGCGGCTGGCTGCTCAGGTGGCGTAA
- a CDS encoding nitroreductase, with translation MDVLEAIMTRRMVGKVRPERPRREEIETLLRAAVRAPNHRLTEPWRFVVLTGPALDELGEVFAQILRTVKPEATEEELNRERAKPHRAPVIIAVACLKGRDPIETHENIVATAAAIQNILLAAHGMGLGAYLRTGETAYHPSLLRWLGLPEDAQFMGFIYLGYPAPDAPPRQTPRRPIEEVTEWRGWP, from the coding sequence ATGGACGTCCTGGAAGCGATCATGACCCGTCGCATGGTCGGGAAGGTGCGGCCGGAGCGGCCGCGTCGAGAGGAGATCGAGACGTTGCTGCGGGCTGCGGTGCGCGCGCCCAACCACCGCCTGACCGAGCCCTGGCGGTTCGTGGTGCTGACCGGCCCCGCCCTGGACGAGCTGGGCGAGGTCTTCGCGCAGATCCTCCGCACGGTCAAGCCGGAGGCCACCGAGGAGGAGCTGAACCGGGAGCGGGCCAAGCCCCATCGCGCGCCGGTGATCATCGCCGTGGCCTGCCTCAAGGGCCGCGACCCCATCGAGACCCACGAGAACATCGTGGCCACCGCCGCCGCTATCCAGAACATCCTGCTCGCCGCCCACGGGATGGGCCTGGGAGCCTATCTGCGCACCGGAGAGACTGCCTATCACCCCTCGCTGTTGCGCTGGCTGGGCCTCCCTGAGGACGCCCAGTTCATGGGTTTCATCTATCTGGGCTACCCGGCCCCCGATGCGCCGCCCCGCCAGACCCCCCGCCGCCCCATCGAGGAGGTGACCGAGTGGCGGGGATGGCCCTGA
- a CDS encoding NAD(P)-dependent alcohol dehydrogenase has product MKAARLYQYDPHLNVQLQIEEVPEPKITHPNEVIVRIGAAGLCRTDLHIIEGVWRSILDPDGKLLPYIPGHENAGWVEEVGSAVTSVKPGDAVICHPLRTCGVCLACRQGEDMYCENSTFPGLNADGGFAEYLVTNERALVKLPEGVTPADVAPLADAGLTAYRVARRAAKQLPPGTFCVIVGIGGLGHIALQALRALCSARIIAVDISEAARQLAQELGADHVLPGGPDLVAEVRELTKGGAHVVIDFVGEAGVEQQSWQMLRRGGTHFVVGYGGKLEVPTVQMIFNEMTIAGSLVGNYTELVELMDLNARGLVRVHTRTYRLDQINQAIDDFKNRRYIGRAVIIP; this is encoded by the coding sequence ATGAAAGCGGCCCGCCTCTACCAGTATGACCCGCATTTGAACGTCCAGCTGCAGATCGAGGAAGTTCCGGAGCCGAAGATCACCCATCCCAACGAGGTCATCGTCCGCATCGGGGCCGCCGGCCTCTGCCGAACCGACCTGCATATCATCGAAGGGGTCTGGCGGAGCATTCTGGATCCGGATGGCAAACTGCTCCCTTACATCCCTGGCCATGAGAACGCCGGCTGGGTGGAGGAGGTGGGAAGTGCGGTCACCTCTGTGAAGCCAGGGGATGCGGTGATCTGTCACCCATTGCGCACATGCGGGGTGTGCCTGGCCTGTCGCCAAGGCGAGGACATGTATTGCGAGAACAGCACCTTCCCCGGCCTGAACGCCGATGGCGGGTTCGCGGAGTATCTGGTGACCAATGAGCGGGCCCTGGTGAAACTCCCCGAGGGCGTGACCCCCGCGGATGTGGCTCCCCTGGCCGACGCCGGCCTGACCGCCTATCGGGTAGCCAGGCGGGCCGCCAAACAGCTCCCGCCGGGGACGTTCTGTGTGATCGTGGGGATCGGCGGGCTGGGCCACATCGCCCTTCAGGCGCTGCGCGCCCTCTGCAGCGCCCGCATCATCGCCGTGGACATCTCCGAGGCCGCCCGCCAGCTGGCCCAGGAGCTGGGGGCGGATCACGTCCTCCCCGGCGGCCCGGACCTGGTGGCCGAGGTCCGGGAGCTCACCAAAGGAGGGGCCCACGTGGTCATCGACTTCGTGGGGGAGGCCGGGGTTGAGCAGCAGAGCTGGCAGATGCTGCGGCGGGGCGGGACCCACTTCGTGGTGGGCTACGGCGGCAAGCTCGAAGTCCCCACGGTCCAGATGATTTTCAACGAAATGACCATCGCCGGGAGCCTGGTGGGGAACTACACGGAGCTGGTGGAGCTGATGGACCTCAACGCCCGCGGGCTGGTCCGGGTGCACACCCGCACCTACCGCCTGGACCAGATCAACCAGGCCATCGATGACTTCAAGAACCGCCGCTACATCGGCCGCGCGGTGATCATCCCATAG
- a CDS encoding (2Fe-2S)-binding protein: MPARKGKRTTGAPRVPTRKAAEAVRPAARQRIRVTVNGRPYEAEVEARTLLVYFIRDTLGLTGTHVGCDTTTCGACTVLLNGEAVKSCTMFAVQADGAEIMTVEGLAKDGELHPLQKAFWEHHGLQCGFCTPGMLMAAYAFLKENPRPSEEEIRIAISGNLCRCTGYMNIVKAIQHAAQEMAAR, translated from the coding sequence ATGCCGGCTCGCAAAGGAAAGCGGACGACCGGAGCGCCGCGAGTGCCCACACGCAAGGCTGCGGAGGCCGTCCGGCCCGCAGCCCGCCAGCGGATTCGTGTGACTGTCAATGGCCGTCCCTACGAAGCGGAGGTGGAGGCGCGCACACTCCTGGTGTATTTCATCCGGGACACGCTGGGGCTCACAGGAACCCATGTGGGCTGTGATACGACCACCTGTGGGGCGTGCACGGTCCTCTTGAACGGGGAGGCAGTCAAAAGCTGCACCATGTTCGCCGTCCAGGCCGACGGGGCAGAGATCATGACCGTGGAAGGCTTGGCGAAAGACGGCGAGCTGCACCCCCTGCAGAAGGCATTTTGGGAACACCATGGCCTCCAGTGTGGGTTCTGCACGCCCGGTATGCTGATGGCCGCCTACGCCTTCCTGAAAGAGAACCCTCGCCCCAGCGAGGAGGAGATCCGCATCGCCATCTCCGGCAACCTGTGCCGATGCACAGGATACATGAACATCGTCAAAGCCATCCAGCACGCCGCGCAGGAGATGGCCGCCCGCTGA
- a CDS encoding aerobic carbon-monoxide dehydrogenase large subunit: MTTTGQAHAVLGHPVRRKEDIRFIQGRGRYLDDIVLPRMAYLALVRSPHAHARIRSIRTDAAKAIPGVLAVITGEDLEELGLAWMPTLAGDKQMVLAVGKVLFQYQEVAAVVGETREAAVDGAQAVEVDYDPLPVVVDPFRALEPDAPVLREDREQKTNHIWHWEVGDREATEEALRRSDVVIRERIRFQRVHPAPLEPCGCIADFDRITGRLTLYVTSQAPHAYRTLLALVTKLPEHMIRVISPDIGGGFGNKVAVYPGYVCAVVASMMLGRPVKWVETRTENLTSTSFARDYHMMVELGATREGKVTALRVKTIADHGAFDASANPSRFPAGLFSICTGSYDFPVAFAEVDAVYTNKAPGGISYRCSFRVTEASYLIERAMDILADELGMDPAELRRRNFIPPEKFPYRSALGWTYDSGNYIAALDRALALIGYEELRREQEERRRRGELMGIGISSYTEIVGAGPSHTFDIAGLKMFDSCEIRVHPTGKILARFGTRHQGQGHETTYAQIVAHELGVSVEDVLVEEGDTDTAPYGLGTYASRSTPTAGAAAAMCARRIREKARKIAAHLLEAAEEDIVWEEGRFIVRGVPGKSVTFPQVAFAAYTNPPPGMEPGLEAVYYYDPPNLTFPFGTYVCVVDIDKGTGQVKVRRFVGVDDCGTVINPMIVEGQIHGGLTEGFAIAFMQEIAYDENGNCLSSNFTEYLIPTAVETPRWELDRTVTPSPHHPLGAKGVGESANVGSPAAFVNAVVDALSHMGVRHIDMPITPWKIWKILREHGITE; the protein is encoded by the coding sequence ATGACGACCACAGGGCAAGCTCACGCCGTTCTGGGCCATCCAGTTCGACGGAAGGAGGACATTCGGTTCATCCAGGGCCGTGGACGCTACCTGGATGATATCGTGCTGCCCCGCATGGCCTACTTGGCCCTGGTGCGCAGTCCCCACGCTCACGCCCGTATTCGATCCATCCGCACGGATGCCGCGAAAGCGATCCCCGGCGTGCTGGCGGTGATCACCGGGGAGGATTTGGAGGAGCTCGGCCTGGCCTGGATGCCCACCCTGGCCGGGGATAAGCAGATGGTCCTGGCGGTGGGCAAGGTGCTCTTCCAGTATCAGGAGGTCGCCGCGGTGGTGGGGGAGACCCGGGAGGCAGCGGTGGATGGGGCCCAGGCGGTGGAGGTGGATTACGACCCCCTCCCGGTGGTGGTGGATCCCTTCCGGGCGCTGGAGCCGGACGCGCCGGTTCTGCGAGAGGACCGGGAGCAGAAAACCAACCACATCTGGCACTGGGAGGTGGGAGATCGGGAAGCTACCGAAGAGGCCCTGCGGCGCTCCGATGTGGTGATCCGGGAACGCATCCGGTTCCAACGGGTCCATCCGGCCCCGCTGGAGCCATGCGGCTGCATTGCGGACTTCGATCGGATCACCGGCCGCCTGACCCTTTATGTAACCTCCCAGGCTCCTCATGCTTACCGGACGTTGCTGGCCCTGGTGACCAAGCTCCCCGAGCACATGATCCGGGTGATCTCACCGGACATCGGTGGGGGATTTGGAAACAAGGTGGCGGTCTACCCGGGCTATGTGTGCGCCGTGGTAGCCTCGATGATGCTGGGACGCCCGGTGAAATGGGTGGAGACACGCACGGAGAACCTGACCTCCACTTCCTTCGCTCGGGATTACCATATGATGGTGGAGCTGGGAGCCACCCGGGAGGGGAAGGTGACGGCCTTGCGAGTGAAGACCATCGCAGACCATGGCGCCTTCGACGCCTCGGCAAACCCCAGCCGTTTCCCCGCCGGGCTGTTCAGCATCTGCACGGGCTCGTATGACTTCCCGGTGGCCTTCGCCGAGGTGGATGCCGTCTACACCAACAAGGCCCCTGGCGGGATCTCCTACCGCTGCTCGTTCCGGGTGACCGAGGCCTCTTACCTGATCGAGCGGGCGATGGACATCCTGGCGGATGAGCTGGGGATGGACCCGGCGGAGCTGCGGCGGCGGAACTTCATCCCGCCGGAGAAGTTCCCTTATCGCTCGGCTCTGGGCTGGACCTACGACAGCGGCAATTACATAGCGGCCCTGGACCGGGCCCTGGCGCTGATCGGCTATGAGGAGCTCCGGCGGGAACAGGAGGAGCGTCGGCGTCGGGGCGAGCTGATGGGCATCGGCATCTCCTCCTACACGGAGATCGTGGGGGCCGGGCCGAGCCATACCTTCGACATCGCCGGCCTGAAGATGTTCGATAGCTGCGAGATCCGGGTCCATCCCACCGGCAAGATCCTGGCCCGCTTCGGCACCCGTCATCAGGGGCAGGGCCATGAGACGACCTACGCCCAGATCGTCGCCCATGAGCTGGGGGTCTCAGTGGAGGATGTGCTGGTCGAGGAAGGGGACACCGACACCGCCCCCTACGGCCTGGGGACCTATGCCAGCCGCAGCACCCCCACGGCAGGGGCAGCGGCAGCCATGTGCGCCCGCCGCATCCGCGAGAAGGCCCGTAAGATCGCCGCTCATCTGCTGGAGGCGGCGGAAGAGGACATCGTCTGGGAGGAAGGGCGCTTCATCGTCCGGGGCGTCCCCGGAAAGTCCGTGACCTTCCCTCAGGTGGCCTTCGCCGCCTACACCAACCCACCTCCGGGGATGGAACCGGGTCTGGAAGCTGTTTACTACTACGACCCCCCGAACCTCACCTTCCCCTTCGGAACCTATGTTTGTGTGGTGGACATCGATAAGGGGACCGGACAGGTGAAGGTCCGGCGGTTTGTGGGCGTTGACGATTGTGGGACGGTGATCAACCCGATGATCGTGGAGGGCCAGATCCACGGCGGTCTCACGGAGGGCTTCGCCATCGCCTTCATGCAGGAGATCGCCTACGATGAGAACGGCAACTGCCTCTCCTCGAACTTCACGGAATACCTGATCCCCACCGCCGTGGAGACGCCGCGGTGGGAGCTGGACCGCACAGTGACGCCGTCCCCGCATCACCCGCTGGGGGCCAAGGGGGTGGGCGAGTCGGCCAACGTGGGCTCCCCGGCCGCCTTCGTCAACGCCGTGGTCGACGCACTATCCCATATGGGGGTGCGTCACATCGACATGCCGATCACCCCGTGGAAGATCTGGAAGATCCTACGGGAACATGGGATCACCGAATGA
- a CDS encoding xanthine dehydrogenase family protein subunit M has translation MFPAPFEYVAPSTLDQAIRLLQQHGPDARLLAGGQSLIPMMRFRLANPRVLIDLHRIPGLDFLEEAQGVLRIGAMVRHRTVERAPLIQQRYPLLADAARVIADPIVRNRGTLGGSIAHADPAGDWGAALLAAKAEVVITGPRGRRIRQRAMPLEEFFVGPFMTALEPGEIVTEIRVPAPGPREAGAYLKIERKVGDFAVVAVGVQIALDADGICRKAGIGLCAVGPTSLRAQEAEEWLVGKRLDEAVIARAGELAAAASQPNSDTRGPAEYKRDMVRVLTIRALRKALERIPGA, from the coding sequence ATGTTCCCGGCACCTTTCGAGTATGTTGCCCCATCCACCCTCGATCAGGCCATTCGCCTCCTGCAACAACACGGTCCGGACGCCCGGCTTCTCGCCGGGGGGCAGAGCCTGATCCCCATGATGCGCTTCCGGCTGGCCAACCCGAGGGTCCTCATCGATCTCCATCGCATCCCCGGCCTGGACTTCCTGGAAGAGGCACAGGGGGTCCTCCGCATCGGGGCCATGGTGCGCCATCGCACGGTGGAGCGAGCCCCTCTGATCCAGCAACGCTACCCGCTCCTGGCGGACGCGGCACGGGTCATCGCTGACCCCATTGTGCGCAATCGGGGCACCCTCGGGGGCTCCATCGCCCACGCGGATCCAGCAGGAGATTGGGGGGCAGCCCTCCTGGCGGCGAAGGCGGAGGTGGTGATCACCGGCCCCCGGGGCCGCCGGATCCGCCAGCGCGCCATGCCGCTGGAGGAGTTCTTCGTCGGGCCTTTCATGACGGCTTTGGAACCCGGCGAGATCGTGACGGAGATCCGGGTTCCGGCTCCCGGGCCGCGGGAGGCAGGCGCTTATCTCAAAATCGAGCGCAAGGTGGGCGATTTCGCTGTGGTCGCTGTGGGAGTCCAGATCGCCCTCGATGCGGACGGGATCTGCCGGAAAGCAGGCATTGGGTTGTGCGCGGTCGGGCCGACCTCGTTGCGGGCGCAGGAGGCGGAGGAGTGGTTGGTCGGCAAGCGGTTGGATGAGGCTGTGATCGCCCGCGCGGGGGAGCTGGCCGCCGCAGCCTCTCAACCCAACAGCGATACCCGGGGGCCTGCGGAATACAAACGGGACATGGTGCGCGTCCTGACGATCCGGGCCCTCCGGAAAGCCCTGGAGCGCATCCCGGGGGCGTGA